A stretch of the Salminus brasiliensis chromosome 19, fSalBra1.hap2, whole genome shotgun sequence genome encodes the following:
- the pcgf1 gene encoding polycomb group RING finger protein 1 isoform X2, which produces MPTTVTRKYAEFPKMAEQGPMAIAMRLRNQLQNVYKLDPLRNEEEVKIKIKDLNEHIVCYLCAGYFIDATTITECLHTFCKSCIVKYLQTSKYCPMCNIKIHETQPLLNLKLDRVMQDIVYKLVPGLQESEDKRIREFYQSRGLERIIQPSGDESLPDNTGLPYTSFDHSKAHFYRYDEQVSLCLERQNSSLSGKDKNKLTLQKFVRCSVRAEVRHLRKVLCHRLNVDRNQVQMLFNNESLPDHMTMKRLWLSHWFGKAQPLVLHYAIKDKRTR; this is translated from the exons ATGCCCACTACCGTTACCCGGAAGTATGCAGAATTCCCAAAGATGGCGGAGCAAGGTCCAATGGCGATAGCTATGCGGCTAAGAAATCAACTACAGAACGTTTATAAACTCGACCCTTTAAGAAACGAG GAAGAAGTGAAGATAAAAATCAAGGacttaaatgaacacattgtctGCTACTTGTGTGCGGGATACTTCATTGATGCAACAACTATTACAGAGTGTCTTCATACCT ttTGCAAAAGTTGCATTGTGAAATACCTCCAGACCAGCAAATATTGTCCAATGTGTAACATCAAAATTCATGAAACGCAGCCCCTGCTGAATCTTAAGCTTGACAGAGTGATGCAAGATATTGTTTACAAACTGGTCCCAGGGCTGCAGGAGA GTGAAGACAAGAGAATCAGGGAATTTTACCAGTCAAGAGGCCTCGAGCGCATCATACAGCCATCAGGGGATG AATCGTTGCCAGACAACACAGGATTACCGTACACCAGCTTCGATCACTCTAAGGCCCACTTCTACAGATATGATGAGCAAGTCTCGCTCTGTCTGGAGAGACAAAA CTCATCGTTGTCcggaaaagacaaaaataaattaacCCTGCAG AAGTTTGTGCGTTGTTCAGTCAGAGCTGAGGTCAGGCACCTGAGGAAAGTGCTGTGTCATCGACTTAATGTGGACAGGAACCAG GTCCAGATGTTGTTTAATAATGAATCCCTACCAGATCACATGACAATGAAGCGGCTGTGGTTGTCCCACTGGTTTGGAAAG GCCCAACCGCTCGTTCTCCACTATGCCATTAAGGACAAGAGGACAAGATAG
- the pcgf1 gene encoding polycomb group RING finger protein 1 isoform X1 has translation MPTTVTRKYAEFPKMAEQGPMAIAMRLRNQLQNVYKLDPLRNEEEVKIKIKDLNEHIVCYLCAGYFIDATTITECLHTFCKSCIVKYLQTSKYCPMCNIKIHETQPLLNLKLDRVMQDIVYKLVPGLQESEDKRIREFYQSRGLERIIQPSGDESLPDNTGLPYTSFDHSKAHFYRYDEQVSLCLERQNSSLSGKDKNKLTLQQKFVRCSVRAEVRHLRKVLCHRLNVDRNQVQMLFNNESLPDHMTMKRLWLSHWFGKAQPLVLHYAIKDKRTR, from the exons ATGCCCACTACCGTTACCCGGAAGTATGCAGAATTCCCAAAGATGGCGGAGCAAGGTCCAATGGCGATAGCTATGCGGCTAAGAAATCAACTACAGAACGTTTATAAACTCGACCCTTTAAGAAACGAG GAAGAAGTGAAGATAAAAATCAAGGacttaaatgaacacattgtctGCTACTTGTGTGCGGGATACTTCATTGATGCAACAACTATTACAGAGTGTCTTCATACCT ttTGCAAAAGTTGCATTGTGAAATACCTCCAGACCAGCAAATATTGTCCAATGTGTAACATCAAAATTCATGAAACGCAGCCCCTGCTGAATCTTAAGCTTGACAGAGTGATGCAAGATATTGTTTACAAACTGGTCCCAGGGCTGCAGGAGA GTGAAGACAAGAGAATCAGGGAATTTTACCAGTCAAGAGGCCTCGAGCGCATCATACAGCCATCAGGGGATG AATCGTTGCCAGACAACACAGGATTACCGTACACCAGCTTCGATCACTCTAAGGCCCACTTCTACAGATATGATGAGCAAGTCTCGCTCTGTCTGGAGAGACAAAA CTCATCGTTGTCcggaaaagacaaaaataaattaacCCTGCAG CAGAAGTTTGTGCGTTGTTCAGTCAGAGCTGAGGTCAGGCACCTGAGGAAAGTGCTGTGTCATCGACTTAATGTGGACAGGAACCAG GTCCAGATGTTGTTTAATAATGAATCCCTACCAGATCACATGACAATGAAGCGGCTGTGGTTGTCCCACTGGTTTGGAAAG GCCCAACCGCTCGTTCTCCACTATGCCATTAAGGACAAGAGGACAAGATAG